A section of the Mesorhizobium loti genome encodes:
- a CDS encoding ABC transporter ATP-binding protein gives MKRDERSIENQRLIVRLVKESFGQHKFGYGAAILSMLVVAGMTAASAWILREITNEFVIDKRIDRVNMIAGAVAGIFILKGLANFVQAYFMSRVGNAIIADRQRKIYDRILAQGIEFYHSTSSSDLITRITNNAQAARNVLDLIVTSYVRDLVTLLALIGVMIWQQPALSLICFVVGPLAIYGVNRILKRVRKFAAMEFRSVGQIIQVMQETAIGVRVVKSFNLESLMRKRMYKAVADVEDRANNIAALEAVTSPVMETLAGLAIAGAVMVSGFLVLQGGQMPGNIMAFIAALLLAYEPAKRLARVRISLESGIVGVRMMFQLADEPLTLAEKPSATPLRAGPGEIRFDAVSFAYQNGPPVLDGFDLTFAPGKMTALVGPSGGGKSTILNLIMRMYDPKSGKVLLDGQDISHATLASLREKIAYVSQDTFLFAGTIMHNIRLGREGATDDEVIAAAKAANAHDFIKAQAKGYETDVGENGGLLSGGQRQRISIARAMLRNAEILLLDEATSALDAESEALFREALQQLTEGRTTIVIAHRLSTVHQADTIVVLEAGKVVESGPHRALLNQGGLYQKLYEYQLMP, from the coding sequence CTGAAACGCGACGAACGCTCGATCGAGAACCAGCGCCTTATCGTGCGGCTGGTCAAAGAGTCCTTCGGACAGCATAAGTTCGGATACGGCGCCGCCATCCTGTCGATGCTGGTGGTGGCTGGCATGACGGCTGCAAGCGCCTGGATCCTGCGCGAAATCACCAATGAATTCGTGATCGACAAGCGGATCGACCGTGTCAACATGATTGCCGGCGCGGTCGCCGGGATCTTCATCCTCAAGGGCCTCGCCAATTTCGTCCAGGCCTACTTCATGAGCCGGGTCGGCAATGCCATCATCGCCGACCGGCAGCGCAAGATCTACGACCGCATCCTGGCGCAAGGCATCGAATTCTATCATTCGACCTCGTCATCCGACCTGATCACCCGCATTACCAACAATGCCCAGGCGGCACGCAACGTGCTCGACCTGATCGTCACTTCCTACGTCCGCGATCTGGTGACCCTGCTCGCCTTGATTGGCGTCATGATCTGGCAGCAACCGGCACTGTCGCTGATCTGCTTCGTCGTCGGGCCGCTGGCCATCTACGGCGTCAATCGCATCCTGAAGCGTGTGCGCAAATTCGCCGCCATGGAGTTCCGCTCGGTCGGCCAGATCATTCAGGTGATGCAGGAAACCGCGATCGGCGTGCGCGTGGTCAAATCCTTCAACCTCGAAAGCTTGATGCGCAAGCGCATGTACAAGGCGGTGGCGGACGTCGAGGATCGGGCCAACAACATCGCCGCGCTGGAAGCGGTGACCAGCCCGGTGATGGAGACGCTGGCAGGACTGGCGATCGCCGGGGCCGTCATGGTCAGCGGCTTCCTGGTCCTGCAGGGCGGCCAGATGCCTGGCAACATCATGGCCTTCATCGCGGCGCTGCTGCTTGCCTATGAGCCGGCAAAGCGGCTTGCGCGCGTGCGCATCTCGCTGGAAAGCGGCATTGTCGGCGTGCGCATGATGTTCCAGCTCGCCGACGAACCGCTGACCCTGGCCGAGAAACCGAGCGCGACGCCGCTTCGGGCCGGACCAGGCGAGATCCGGTTCGATGCCGTCAGCTTCGCCTATCAGAACGGCCCGCCGGTTCTCGACGGTTTCGACCTGACCTTCGCGCCCGGCAAGATGACGGCGCTGGTCGGCCCGTCCGGCGGCGGCAAATCGACGATCCTCAACCTGATCATGCGCATGTACGACCCGAAGAGCGGCAAGGTGCTGCTCGACGGCCAAGACATTTCGCATGCGACGCTCGCCTCGCTCAGGGAAAAGATCGCCTATGTCAGCCAGGACACGTTCCTGTTTGCCGGTACGATCATGCACAACATCCGGCTCGGGCGAGAGGGCGCGACCGACGACGAAGTGATCGCCGCCGCCAAGGCCGCCAACGCCCATGACTTCATCAAGGCGCAGGCGAAAGGCTATGAGACCGATGTCGGCGAGAATGGCGGCCTCTTGTCGGGCGGCCAGCGCCAACGCATCTCGATCGCACGCGCCATGCTGCGCAATGCCGAAATCCTGCTGCTCGACGAGGCGACCAGCGCGCTCGACGCCGAATCCGAAGCGCTGTTCCGCGAAGCACTGCAGCAACTGACCGAAGGGCGCACGACGATCGTCATCGCCCACCGCCTGTCGACCGTGCACCAGGCCGACACGATCGTGGTGCTGGAAGCCGGCAAGGTGGTGGAGAGCGGGCCACATCGTGCGCTGCTCAATCAGGGCGGGCTTTACCAGAAGCTGTATGAGTATCAGCTGATGCCGTGA
- the ilvD gene encoding dihydroxy-acid dehydratase, which translates to MPAYRSRTTTHGRNMAGARGLWRATGMKDSDFGKPIIAVVNSFTQFVPGHVHLKDLGQLVAREIEKAGGVAKEFNTIAVDDGIAMGHDGMLYSLPSRELIADSVEYMVNAHCADAMVCISNCDKITPGMLMASLRLNIPTVFVSGGPMEAGKVVLAGKAQALDLVDAMVAAADDKISDEDVKVIERSACPTCGSCSGMFTANSMNCLTEALGLSLPGNGSTLATHADRRRLFVEAGHLVVDLAQRYYEQDDETALPRSIASKGAFENAMTLDIAMGGSTNTVLHILAAAHEGEVDFTMEDIDRLSRRVPVLCKVAPAKSDVHMEDVHRAGGIMAILGQLDEAGLINRDLPTVHTASLGEALDHWDISRTSSQNVRDLFLAAPGGVPTQVAFSQDRRWDELDTNRETGVIRSAKTPFSKDGGLAVLKGNLALDGCIVKTAGVDESILKFTGPARVFESQDASVKAILSNEIKAGDVVVIRYEGPRGGPGMQEMLYPTSYLKSKGLGKACALVTDGRFSGGTSGLSIGHVSPEAAEGGTIGLVREGDTIEIDIPNRTIRLAVSEAELEARRAAMAAKGALAWKPEEKRKRKVTTALRAYAAFATSADKGAVRHVPE; encoded by the coding sequence ATGCCTGCCTATCGCTCCCGCACCACCACCCACGGCCGCAACATGGCCGGCGCCCGCGGCCTGTGGCGCGCCACCGGCATGAAGGACTCGGATTTCGGCAAGCCGATCATCGCCGTGGTCAATTCCTTCACCCAGTTCGTGCCGGGCCATGTCCATCTGAAGGACCTCGGCCAGCTGGTCGCGCGCGAGATCGAGAAGGCCGGCGGCGTCGCCAAGGAGTTCAACACCATCGCCGTCGATGACGGCATCGCCATGGGCCATGACGGCATGCTCTATTCGCTGCCGTCGCGCGAATTGATCGCCGATTCCGTCGAATACATGGTCAACGCCCACTGCGCCGACGCCATGGTCTGCATCTCCAATTGCGACAAGATCACCCCCGGCATGCTGATGGCCTCGCTGCGCCTCAACATCCCGACCGTGTTCGTCTCCGGTGGACCGATGGAAGCCGGCAAGGTGGTGCTGGCTGGCAAGGCGCAGGCGCTCGACCTGGTGGACGCCATGGTCGCGGCCGCCGACGACAAGATCTCCGACGAGGACGTCAAGGTCATCGAGCGCTCGGCCTGCCCGACCTGCGGTTCCTGCTCGGGCATGTTCACCGCCAATTCGATGAATTGCCTGACCGAGGCTCTCGGCCTGTCGCTGCCGGGCAACGGCTCGACGCTGGCGACGCATGCCGACCGCAGGCGCCTGTTTGTCGAGGCCGGCCATCTCGTCGTCGATCTCGCCCAGCGCTACTACGAACAGGATGACGAGACGGCACTGCCGCGCAGCATCGCTTCGAAGGGCGCCTTCGAGAACGCCATGACGCTCGACATCGCCATGGGCGGTTCGACCAATACGGTGCTGCACATCCTGGCCGCCGCGCATGAGGGCGAGGTCGACTTCACCATGGAGGATATCGACCGGCTGTCGCGGCGGGTTCCCGTGCTCTGCAAGGTGGCCCCGGCAAAGTCCGACGTGCACATGGAAGACGTCCACCGCGCCGGCGGCATCATGGCGATCCTTGGCCAGCTCGACGAAGCAGGGCTGATCAACCGCGACCTGCCGACGGTGCATACGGCCAGCCTCGGCGAGGCGCTCGATCACTGGGATATTTCGCGCACCTCCAGCCAGAATGTCCGCGATCTCTTCCTCGCCGCGCCCGGCGGCGTGCCGACGCAGGTCGCCTTCAGCCAGGACCGGCGCTGGGACGAGCTCGACACCAACCGTGAGACGGGCGTCATCCGTTCCGCAAAGACGCCGTTTTCGAAGGATGGCGGTCTTGCCGTGCTGAAGGGCAATCTGGCGCTCGACGGTTGCATCGTGAAAACGGCGGGCGTCGACGAGTCGATCCTGAAATTCACCGGCCCGGCGCGGGTGTTCGAAAGCCAGGACGCTTCGGTCAAGGCAATCCTGTCCAACGAGATCAAGGCCGGCGATGTCGTCGTCATCCGCTATGAGGGACCGCGTGGCGGTCCCGGCATGCAGGAAATGCTCTATCCGACCAGCTATCTGAAGTCGAAGGGCCTCGGCAAGGCCTGCGCCCTGGTCACCGATGGCCGCTTCTCCGGTGGCACGTCGGGACTGTCGATCGGCCATGTCTCGCCCGAAGCCGCCGAAGGCGGCACGATCGGGTTGGTCAGGGAAGGGGATACGATCGAGATCGACATTCCCAACCGCACCATCCGCCTGGCCGTCAGCGAGGCCGAGCTTGAGGCACGCCGCGCGGCGATGGCGGCCAAGGGCGCCCTGGCCTGGAAGCCGGAGGAAAAGCGCAAGCGCAAGGTGACGACCGCGCTGCGCGCCTACGCCGCCTTCGCCACCAGCGCCGACAAGGGCGCGGTGCGCCACGTGCCGGAGTAA
- a CDS encoding VOC family protein, with product MQKITTCLWFDGQAEEAMNHYVSIFKNSKVLSVLRWPKGHANEGKVLMTTFELDGVPFQALNGGPQFKFNEAMSQSIDCKTQEEVDYFWEKLTEGGEPGVCSWLKDKFGVSWQVVPEQLPRLLLDPDRAKAGRVMSAMMQMGKIDIAKIEAAAKG from the coding sequence ATGCAAAAGATCACCACCTGCCTGTGGTTCGACGGCCAGGCCGAAGAGGCGATGAACCACTATGTGTCCATCTTCAAGAATTCGAAGGTGCTGAGCGTTCTGCGCTGGCCCAAGGGACATGCCAATGAGGGCAAAGTGCTGATGACCACGTTCGAGCTCGACGGCGTGCCGTTCCAGGCGCTCAATGGCGGGCCGCAATTCAAGTTCAACGAGGCGATGTCACAGTCCATCGACTGCAAGACGCAGGAAGAGGTGGACTATTTCTGGGAAAAGCTCACGGAAGGTGGCGAGCCGGGCGTCTGCAGCTGGCTGAAAGACAAGTTCGGCGTCTCCTGGCAGGTCGTGCCGGAGCAATTGCCGAGGCTGCTTCTCGATCCAGACCGGGCCAAGGCCGGCCGGGTCATGTCGGCGATGATGCAGATGGGCAAGATCGACATCGCTAAGATCGAAGCAGCGGCCAAAGGGTGA